The Agromyces marinus genome window below encodes:
- a CDS encoding nitrite/sulfite reductase, whose amino-acid sequence MTIETTDAAPRAARAARPARPSTRPNGQWKVDGTAPLNANEEWKQVDGGLAVRERIETIYADGGFASIDPTDLHGRFRWWGLYTQRKPGIDGGRTATLEPHELEDEFFMLRVRIDGGQLTTEQLRVIGGISTEFGRDTADLTDRQNIQLHWIRVEDVPEIWRRLESVGLGTTEACGDVPRVVLGSPVAGIAADELIDPTPQIDEITRRFIGDESLANLPRKFKSAITGHPSQDVVHEINDVAFVAVEHPSLGVGYDLWVGGGLSTAPRLAERLGVFVAPDRVADAWHGVAQIFRDYGYRRLRNKARLKFLLADWGAEKFREVLETEYLGYALPDGPAAPTPATPGDHVGVHRQKDGRFSVGATPIVGRVSGPTLTKLADLVEAHGSTRLRTTPHQKVVVLDIPEGRVESLVAGLDELGLQARPSLIRRGTIACTGIEFCKLAIVETKAFATAAVLELEERLDAFDLPHPISLHVNGCPNSCARIQTADIGLKGQLVTIDGEQVPGYQVHLGGGLASQDRDEAGLGRTVRGLKVTADGIADYVSRVVTRFLSERDAGADETFAQWAHRADEEALR is encoded by the coding sequence GTGACGATCGAGACGACGGATGCCGCGCCGCGCGCCGCACGCGCCGCGCGGCCGGCACGACCCTCGACCCGCCCGAACGGGCAGTGGAAGGTCGACGGCACCGCGCCGCTCAACGCGAACGAGGAGTGGAAGCAGGTCGACGGCGGCCTCGCGGTGCGCGAGCGGATCGAGACGATCTACGCCGACGGCGGCTTCGCGTCGATCGACCCGACCGACCTGCACGGCCGGTTCCGGTGGTGGGGGCTGTACACGCAGCGCAAGCCCGGCATCGACGGAGGCCGGACGGCCACGCTCGAGCCGCACGAGCTCGAGGACGAGTTCTTCATGCTCCGCGTCCGCATCGACGGCGGGCAGCTGACCACCGAGCAGTTGCGCGTCATCGGCGGCATCTCGACCGAGTTCGGCCGCGACACCGCCGACCTCACCGACCGGCAGAACATCCAGCTGCACTGGATCCGCGTCGAGGACGTGCCCGAGATCTGGCGCCGGCTCGAGTCGGTCGGACTCGGCACGACCGAGGCGTGCGGCGACGTGCCGCGCGTCGTCCTCGGCTCGCCCGTCGCGGGCATCGCCGCGGACGAGCTCATCGACCCGACGCCGCAGATCGACGAGATCACGCGGCGGTTCATCGGCGACGAGTCGCTCGCGAACCTGCCCCGCAAGTTCAAGTCGGCGATCACGGGCCACCCCAGCCAGGACGTCGTGCACGAGATCAACGACGTCGCGTTCGTCGCGGTCGAGCACCCGTCGCTGGGCGTGGGGTACGACCTGTGGGTCGGCGGCGGGCTGTCGACCGCGCCGAGACTGGCGGAGCGGCTCGGCGTGTTCGTGGCCCCCGACCGCGTCGCCGACGCCTGGCACGGCGTCGCGCAGATCTTCCGCGACTACGGGTACCGGCGGCTGCGGAACAAGGCGCGCCTGAAGTTCCTGCTCGCCGACTGGGGCGCCGAGAAGTTCCGCGAGGTGCTCGAGACCGAGTACCTGGGGTACGCGCTCCCCGACGGACCGGCCGCGCCGACGCCGGCGACTCCCGGCGACCACGTCGGCGTGCACCGGCAGAAGGACGGCCGCTTCTCCGTCGGCGCGACGCCCATCGTCGGGCGGGTCTCGGGGCCGACGCTGACGAAGCTCGCCGACCTCGTCGAGGCGCACGGGTCGACGAGGCTGCGCACGACGCCGCACCAGAAGGTCGTCGTCCTCGACATCCCGGAAGGCCGGGTCGAGTCGCTCGTCGCCGGCCTCGACGAGCTCGGACTCCAGGCACGACCGAGCCTCATCCGCCGCGGCACCATCGCGTGCACGGGCATCGAGTTCTGCAAGCTCGCGATCGTCGAGACGAAGGCGTTCGCGACGGCCGCCGTGCTCGAGCTCGAGGAACGCCTCGACGCGTTCGACCTGCCGCACCCGATCAGCCTGCACGTGAACGGATGCCCCAACTCGTGCGCGCGCATCCAGACCGCCGACATCGGGCTCAAGGGCCAGCTCGTCACGATCGACGGCGAGCAGGTACCGGGCTACCAGGTGCACCTCGGCGGAGGGCTCGCGTCGCAGGATCGCGACGAGGCCGGCCTCGGCCGCACGGTGCGCGGGCTCAAGGTCACGGCCGACGGCATCGCCGACTACGTGTCACGGGTCGTCACCCGGTTCCTCTCCGAGCGTGACGCGGGCGCCGACGAGACGTTCGCCCAGTGGGCGCACCGCGCCGACGAGGAGGCCCTGCGATGA
- a CDS encoding nucleoside deaminase: MDATVSSSFSASLPAWLVADLPRIAARPLGDDDERMAVAIELADRNWRAGTGGPFAALVVDAATGELVSAGVNLVLSSGLSSLHAEVTALSLAQWRLGRWDLGADGAELELVVNWATCVMCYGATMWSGVRRLVIAGHGEECERLTGFDEGPMPDDWIGEFARRGIRVDSGTRRAEAVEVFRAFGASDAVVYNARGSGSA; the protein is encoded by the coding sequence ATGGATGCCACGGTGTCGTCGTCCTTCTCCGCATCGCTGCCCGCGTGGCTGGTCGCCGACCTGCCCCGGATCGCGGCGAGACCGCTGGGCGATGACGACGAGCGGATGGCGGTCGCCATCGAGCTCGCGGACCGGAACTGGCGTGCGGGAACGGGCGGGCCGTTCGCAGCCCTCGTGGTGGATGCGGCGACCGGGGAGCTGGTGTCGGCCGGAGTCAACCTCGTGCTCTCGAGCGGGCTGAGCTCACTGCACGCCGAGGTCACCGCGCTCTCGCTCGCGCAGTGGAGGCTCGGCCGCTGGGACCTCGGGGCGGATGGCGCCGAGCTCGAGCTGGTCGTCAACTGGGCCACGTGCGTGATGTGCTACGGCGCGACGATGTGGTCGGGCGTGCGCAGGCTCGTGATCGCGGGGCACGGCGAGGAATGCGAACGGCTGACCGGGTTCGACGAAGGGCCGATGCCCGACGACTGGATCGGCGAGTTCGCGCGGCGCGGCATCCGCGTTGATTCGGGGACCCGGCGCGCCGAGGCCGTCGAGGTCTTCCGGGCGTTCGGCGCTTCCGACGCGGTCGTCTACAACGCGCGCGGCTCCGGATCGGCCTGA
- the cysD gene encoding sulfate adenylyltransferase subunit CysD, producing the protein MSENLITADAAASVSRTSSLDALDVLEAEAIHVIREVAAEFERPVLLFSGGKDSVVVLHLATKAFWPGKVPFPVLHVDTGHNFPEVLRFRDETVGRLGIRLEVASVQDYLDDGRLQERADGTRNPLQTQPLLDAIAAGRHDAVFGGARRDEDKARAKERIISLRDEFGQWDPRNQRPELWSLYNGRHTVGQHVRAFPISNWTELDVWRYIEREGIALPPLYFAHERDVYERDGMWLAVSDVSAPREGERVERRTVRYRTVGDLSCTGAVVSEAATVSDIVREVAASTLTERGATRADDRLSEAAMEDRKKDGYF; encoded by the coding sequence ATGAGCGAGAACCTGATCACGGCGGATGCCGCGGCATCCGTCTCACGCACCTCGTCCCTCGACGCGCTCGACGTGCTCGAGGCCGAGGCGATCCACGTCATCCGCGAGGTCGCCGCCGAGTTCGAGCGCCCGGTGCTGCTGTTCTCGGGCGGCAAGGACTCGGTCGTCGTGCTGCACCTGGCGACCAAGGCGTTCTGGCCGGGGAAGGTGCCGTTCCCGGTGCTGCACGTCGACACCGGCCACAACTTCCCCGAGGTGCTGCGCTTCCGCGACGAGACGGTCGGGCGGCTCGGCATCCGCCTCGAGGTGGCGTCGGTGCAGGACTACCTCGACGACGGCCGCCTGCAGGAACGCGCCGACGGCACGCGCAACCCGCTGCAGACCCAGCCGCTGCTCGACGCGATCGCGGCCGGCCGGCACGACGCGGTCTTCGGCGGCGCGCGCCGCGACGAGGACAAGGCGCGCGCCAAGGAGCGCATCATCTCGCTGCGCGACGAGTTCGGCCAATGGGATCCGCGCAACCAGCGGCCCGAACTCTGGAGCCTCTACAACGGGCGCCACACGGTGGGTCAGCACGTGCGGGCGTTCCCGATCTCGAACTGGACCGAGCTCGACGTCTGGCGCTACATCGAGCGCGAGGGCATCGCGCTGCCGCCGCTGTACTTCGCGCACGAACGCGACGTGTACGAGCGCGACGGCATGTGGCTCGCGGTGAGCGACGTGTCGGCCCCGCGCGAGGGCGAGCGCGTCGAGCGCCGCACCGTGCGCTACCGCACCGTGGGCGACCTCAGCTGCACGGGCGCGGTCGTCTCGGAGGCCGCGACGGTTTCGGACATCGTGCGCGAGGTCGCGGCATCCACCCTCACCGAGCGCGGCGCGACCCGCGCCGACGACCGCCTCTCGGAGGCGGCCATGGAGGACCGCAAGAAGGACGGGTACTTCTGA
- a CDS encoding phosphoadenylyl-sulfate reductase: MSARRTADELRALAAAGDAALGSLTGHEASAAEVVAWVASNFETDAAAVACSMADAALPHLVAEALPGVDVLFLDTGYHFAETRATRDEVARRLDVRVVDVLPEQTVAEQDAQFGADLFSRDPALCCARRKVEPLHRALGGYEVWFTGVRRDEAPTRTRTPLVAFDERNGLVKVNPVAAWTFDDLLDYAGRHGVPVNLLMSYGYPSIGCEPCTKPVAAGEDPRSGRWAGLAKTECGLHL, encoded by the coding sequence ATGAGCGCGCGACGCACCGCCGACGAGCTGCGGGCCCTCGCCGCGGCCGGCGACGCGGCGCTCGGCAGCCTGACCGGCCACGAGGCATCCGCTGCCGAGGTCGTCGCGTGGGTCGCTTCGAACTTCGAGACGGATGCCGCGGCGGTCGCCTGCTCGATGGCCGACGCCGCACTCCCCCACCTGGTGGCGGAGGCGCTGCCGGGCGTCGACGTGCTCTTCCTCGACACGGGGTACCACTTCGCCGAGACCCGCGCGACGCGCGACGAGGTCGCGCGTCGGCTCGACGTGCGCGTGGTCGACGTGCTGCCCGAGCAGACGGTCGCCGAGCAGGATGCGCAGTTCGGCGCGGACCTGTTCTCGCGCGACCCCGCGCTCTGCTGCGCGCGGCGCAAGGTCGAACCGCTGCACCGCGCGCTCGGCGGCTACGAGGTGTGGTTCACCGGCGTGCGCCGCGACGAGGCGCCGACGCGCACCCGCACCCCGCTCGTCGCCTTCGACGAACGCAACGGGCTCGTGAAGGTCAACCCGGTCGCGGCATGGACCTTCGACGACCTCCTCGACTACGCGGGCCGGCACGGGGTGCCCGTGAACCTGCTCATGTCGTACGGCTACCCGTCGATCGGGTGCGAGCCGTGCACGAAGCCCGTGGCCGCGGGCGAGGATCCGAGGTCCGGCCGCTGGGCCGGCCTCGCCAAGACCGAATGCGGGTTGCACCTATGA
- a CDS encoding sirohydrochlorin chelatase produces MTQPPPALVAVSHGTSSPEGRAAVRGLYDAVAAAAAERWPDAVPETRLCHVDVEQPDVPATFATLPAGEPAVIVPLLLSAGYHVHVDLARAAADARAGGREVAVADALGPDDRLIDVLRRRLAEAGARETDPVVLVVAGSSDARAVAACRSVRDAMAAASVADVSIGFLSAAAPSVPDAIAAARRAGGDGARVAAASYLLAPGYFQDLAAGAAPDVLAAPLLRPDDTPGELVEIVLDRYAASVSAF; encoded by the coding sequence ATGACGCAGCCGCCGCCCGCACTCGTCGCGGTCTCGCACGGCACGTCGTCGCCCGAGGGCCGTGCGGCCGTGCGCGGCCTGTACGACGCCGTGGCAGCCGCCGCGGCCGAGCGCTGGCCCGACGCGGTTCCCGAGACCCGACTCTGCCACGTCGACGTCGAGCAGCCCGACGTGCCGGCGACGTTCGCGACGCTGCCCGCGGGCGAACCCGCGGTGATCGTGCCGTTGCTGCTCTCGGCCGGCTACCACGTGCACGTCGACCTGGCGCGGGCGGCCGCCGACGCGCGTGCGGGCGGCCGCGAGGTGGCCGTCGCCGACGCCCTCGGGCCCGACGACCGGCTCATCGACGTGCTGCGCCGCCGGCTGGCAGAGGCGGGCGCCCGCGAGACCGATCCGGTCGTGCTCGTCGTGGCTGGTTCGAGCGACGCACGCGCGGTGGCCGCATGCCGTTCGGTCCGCGATGCGATGGCTGCGGCATCCGTCGCCGACGTCTCGATCGGATTCCTCTCGGCGGCCGCCCCGTCGGTTCCCGACGCGATCGCGGCCGCACGCCGCGCGGGCGGCGACGGCGCGCGCGTGGCCGCGGCGAGCTACCTCCTCGCGCCCGGCTACTTCCAGGACCTCGCGGCGGGCGCCGCCCCCGACGTGCTCGCCGCACCCCTGCTGCGCCCCGACGACACCCCGGGCGAACTCGTCGAGATCGTGCTCGACCGCTACGCGGCATCCGTCTCGGCCTTCTGA